The window GGATATGCGCCCAATGTTACCGAGGAACTTGGCGACGTTCTTTGGTATTTCGCCATCGTCGCCTCTCGCGGCGGCATCGCCCTCTCAGACATCGCCAACAACCTCAATCGGGGATTCTCCGATTGGCAGGACGGCGGCGGTCAAGAATTACTCTTCCGAGCCCTGCAATCGTCGTCGTCGTCGTCGTCCGTCATTCGTGACCAGCCGACGCCGGAGTTTGAGAATACCCTTCTGGAACTTGCGGGCGAGATCGGTGCGATCGTGTCCGACCAGCAAACCGGCAGGCTGAACGGCAACCAGGCCGCGCTTAAGGGCAGACTGGTTGCGATCATGCGCGCCCTTGTGAAGGCCGCAGACGAAGCCGGGGTTACACTGGAAGCCGCCGCGGAAGGCAATTTGAGGAAGATATTCGACCGCTGGCCGACCAATCCCAAATACCCGGACCCTTTCGACAAAGACGCGCTCAAGAACGAGCAGCTTCCGCGTGAGTTCACGATTGATATCTTCGAGCGCGAAGTACGCGGGCAGGTATATGTCTTCCAACAATGCAACGGGATCAACATCGGCGACCGTCTGACCGACAATGCCATCGAGCCTGACGACTACCGCTTCCACGATGCATTTCACTATGCCTATGGCGCCGTGCTAACGTGGTCGCCAGTCATGAGGGCGCTTCTCCGGCTGAAGCGGAAAAGCGATCCGTTGATAGACGAAGCCGAGGATGGCGCCCGCGCCCTTTTGATCGAGGAAGGAATCGCGTCATGGATTTTCGGCCAGGCGAAGCGACTCGATTTTTTCGCAGGGATGAAGTCCGGCGATTTGTCATTCGATATTCTCAAAACTGTTAGGCAATTTGTCGCTGGCTATGAACCCGAGCGTTGCCCACTATGGGTCTGGGAAAAAGCGATTCTCCAAGGGTTCGATGCTTTTCGGTTCCTGAAGGAGAACCGCCGCGCCCGCCTTCGCATCGACTTGGAGCAAAGGCAACTCATCGTCGGAGAATTGCCGCATGACACCTAGCGCTTTTGTCACAGCACTCGCAGATGTGCGCTTGCCCTCGGTGTTTAATCCATACTCGGATTGCTGTGCCATCCATGACCGTGCTGATGCCGCCAAAACGCGCAGGAAAAATCTTGAGGTGTTCCTTCAGGGCGCCTTGAGCAGCAAGGTCGAGACAATTTGGGTCGCGCGAGACCTTGGTTATCGCGGGGGCCGCCGCACCGGCGTCCCGCTCACGGACGAAGTTCACCTGGACGGTGTTGGGCGTCTTTTTGGAGGCATCGAGCTTAAGAGGGCGACGCGAGGGCCTGTAATGGCGGAAAGAACTGCGGCAGTTGTTTGGAGAGTGCTATCGCGCATTCACAAGCCAGTCGTGTTGTGGAATGTCTTCCCGTTCCATCCCCATGAGCCAAACGATCACCTATCAAACCGCTGCCACACCTCGGCCGAGCGCCTTATTGCGCTACCGCTATTTGAAACCTTGATTGAAATGTTTCAACCGCGGCGGCTGGTTGCGATTGGGCGAGATGCGCAACTCGCCTTGAAAGATATTAAAATCCCCGTCACCACCGTGCGGCATCCAAGCTACGGCGGACAGAATGAGTTTATCGCCGGCCTCTACGACCTTTATGGCGTCAACGAGCAGCCGGCCCCCGAACTTGATCTCCGCGACAAGGCGAAGGTCCTGCCGCGGTCTTCGCCAACGCGGCGGGCTGAGCGCACTGTTCCAGCAGGTTGACAATCTCCTGTCGTGACGCGCTGGGTTGATCGATGGTTGCGTGCGTCGAAAGCACGGTCAGCGCCCCAACCGATGTTCCCGTTTCAGCGGCGACAAAGGCCATCAGACGGCCAAGGCCGATCAGGTTCCCGAGCAGTTTTTCAACGTAGTAGTGATTGCGATACTGCGCCGTCAGCAGAAGGGTTTTGGGCGTCCCCGGAACAAGGTGAAAGCTGAGAAAGCTCAAGCACTGGCCTCCGTACGGCGACCCGGTTACATCTCGCTCGGGATCGAACAGCGACAGCTCGTGCTTGTTGAGAGACGTGTTCGACTTGTCCTGGATGCGGCCGACCATTCGGGAAAGCTGGTCCAGCGTTCCACCGCCCACCTGCGGCATGCTGGTCATGCGCTCGAAATAATACCCCGACCAGCGGCCATTTTTCCGGACCTTCGGAAGCACGCGCTTGTGAAAAACCTCGATGAACTTGTCCGAACCATGCCGCTGGTACAGCGCTTGCGGAAAGATGGTGTTAGCGATGCATTCCACCGATTTTTCGCGCTCTTCCAGAAAGTCGTTCACGCACGAAACGATGGGGTTAGCCAGGTTTGCGCCTGTGACGGGGTCCGCAACGTCAATCAGGACGTTATGGGCTTCATGGCCGGTTTGGCCATCGACCAGCTTGAAGGCTTCAAGCCACGCAGTGGCGCAGTCAGGCTGCGACGGAATTGCCAGGTGCACTGAGATCCTCCTTCAGGATTGCCAATCTAAACACGCGCGGCTTCAAGAAATTCTCCGTCAGCCACCCGTAGCCACCGAGCCCCCACCCATCGCCCCAGCTATTGCGGACCAACACGGCACGTTGCCCGCCAACTTCACCGTGGCCGACGGCGATCACGGCGTGCCTGCGAAGATATTCAGGCTGCTCATTCTGTCCGGGATCGACGATGCCATCGGCCTTTACCCAATCGAACGAGCGCGACAAGCGCATCAGCGCGAGAACGGGCCTGTTTTGATCAAGTTCGGCGATAATCGCATCAACCGTGTCTTTTCCGGCCTCACCGGCACGCTTGAATAGCGGCGTAACGCCGGCGGGCGGCTCCCATTGGGTCAAATCGGCGGGAAGTTGCGCAAGGTACTCCCAACCCGTTTCGTGCGGCTGTCCGTCATCGCGCAGTGCTTCGAGCATCGACGGCAGGGTCGCTCCTTCCGTCGGCTTGCGCTTCGAGCGTTGTTGCGCACGGAAGAAAATGTACTCGCAAGACAACGGGGACCACGCCCCGCGTAGCGCCGCATGTATGTCGCTCATGGCAAACGCCAGGCACGTGGGGCGCTGTCCCTGATCTCGCACCGGGCCGAACAGCCGGCGGAGGTCTATCTTGATCGTTGTAGAGGTCATGCTGCTTCGAGGAGTCGGCGGCGTTCAGCCCGCGAGAAGCCTTGTTCTTCAGGCCCTGTGAGGTCGTAGTTCAACGTCACTCGCGAAATGGGTGAACCTGGTTGCCAAGGGCGAGCTTCATTGAGCGACAACTGGCCACGCTGACCTTCTTCAAGTTCAAGTCCAGCGGTGACGTGGCGAACGACCGGGCCGCCAACGCCTTCATGATCCGTCGACTCCCGATCGTCGTGAATGATCACGAAGCCGCTCTCACGTAGTTGATCCATATTCCAAAGATATCCGCCGCCGCTGTGTTCATTGAGGCGCAAGACGAAGTGGTCGTTGCGGCTGCCGTCGATGCGTGTATCGGCATCGCGTTCTGTGAGAAGCCAAACGTCCCCGCGGTAGTCGCTCGGACGGTGACCTTCGAGCAAATCGATTTTCAATTGCCGCGGCGGCGATTGGCGCAACGCACGTCCAGCTTCCCCGGCAATCAAGTTGTACCGTTGAAGCGTCCACGTCGTGGCCTCGTAGCTCGCCCCGAGGCGCAACGAAAGCTGATACACAACATGAGGCTTCCGCAGGTCCGAGGCCAGCCAGCCTTGCCGGAGGCAATGCCAACCGATAAGCCAGCGCGGCATGAGGAAGCCCACGGCAAAGGCGTCAGCCTCGACCTCCTGCATGTCGGGATCGGCCGCCGTCGGCGTGGCGGTCATGGTCATGCGACGCAGGATGTTGTTTTCATCATCCAGACTGGGACGATGCCTGAGCCGGAAATGCCCGAGTTCATGCGCGGCCGTGAAGCGCTGGATGCTGAGCGGACGTTCGGTGGTGACGAGAATGCCGGGTATCGGGTCGGGAAGGTATGCGCCAAGAAGCCCATCTAGAGGACGCAGTAGCAGGGGTAGGTGGACGCCAAGCACAGCATCGAACACATCGATGCCGCCGCCTTGCTGCTGCATCTTGGCCTGGGTACCGAACTCGACGTGCAGTCTGGCCGCCGCCATCGCCCCGTTTCGCACTGCCCCTGCGTAGTCGGTAGCCATGACTACTCCTGGCCGGCCTGTGAGCGGGCGCGGAGATATTCAACGAACCGCCCGAGCTCTGCCTGGTCTTGATCGGACAATGCGGCTGCCTGCCGTGCGAGGTGCGCGACGCTGGGGGGAAGGGCGGCTGCCGCGGCATCTTCTCCCGTGAAATAGCTCACCGGCTGCTTGTATAGCTTTGCGAGGCGCGTCAGTTCCATCGCTTCGACACGGCGCTGACCGCTTTCGATATCGACCAGCGCCGTACGCGGGATCTTCAGGTAGGTAGCCACGTCCTCTTGCTTGAGGCCCAGATACTTGCGAGCCTCCCGAAGCCTTTCGCCAAGTCGCTGACGTTCGCCTTCTTCGTTGAAGGTTGAGGCGGATTGATCGGTCATTTTTTGCCTCCTTTACTTCCGTTCTTTTCCCACGCCTTCTCGATGCGAGGCATGAGGTGGTCCATCGCTTGATTCACGGAGTTGTAACCGCCGGCTCGAACGAGGTGGTCCTTCAACTCAAAACCGACGATTGGCTCGATGTCGCACAACAGGGAGACGACATCGAGCGAGTCGAGGCGGACCGATGCGGCAGCCTGGCCCGCGACATCGGCCGGCAGATTGATGCCCTTCATCATTGCGTCGGAATTCGCCGATGCCAGCAGGGCGTCGCGCAGCTTTGCTTCGACCGCTGCTTTCGGAAACGCGGTGGTAGTTCCGGGTTTTGTAATCGTATCGACCGGCATCACGCCCTCTCTGTGTTAATCAGCGACGTGAAAAGAGTATAATGTGTCTTTTTCAGACATTCAACAGTTAAGATTCTCGTATTTCGCGGTTTAATGTGTTGCTACCCGCCCTGATAGTGACCTGCGGCCAGAGAAGGGACCCCTAACGATGCGATTCAAACTGGCCACCGATACGGCAGCCCTCGCGGCATACCTGCCCATTCATGATCTTCATCGAAACCGGATTGTCGTTGCCGTCCGCTCCCACGGTTCGCCGCCGCCGGAATCGATGAGGTCCCCGGGGGGCATCCCGGGGACCTCTAACCAGAGCAATCTGGAAGCAATTGAAGGTTAAATCGGTAGGATCGGCGCTCTACGGCGTGCGGTCGGCGGTAACCAGCCGGGCTTCCCGGATCATGGTCTTGGTCTTGGAGCCGGCGACGCGCAGGCAGGAAGCCTCGAAGTTCGGCCAGGCCTTCTGCGAGCAGTTCGGGCCCATGGTGTTGATGTCGAGCCGGTCGGCCTTGGCGAGGGCCTGCGGCGTGGAGGCTTCGACCTGGGGGGCAAAGCCGGGAAGAACGGTCAACGCGGCAGCGACAAGCGCAGCAATAGCGATAGCTGAAAAAGCCTTGATCATGGCGGTCCCCTGTCTTTGGGCCTTGGCGGCCCCGTCGTTTCGTTGGTTAACTGATACAAAGCGACCGTTTCCGGATGTCTTCGCGGGGTCAGAAAACGGTTTCATGCCCCTGGAGTTTTGTTTCGTCGCTGCGGTGGGACGAAACATGGCCCGGTTGCCAAGAAGACGCTGGGAACCGCGAACGGGTTCGGAGGCTTGCGAAATAATAAAAATCGAGCTTTCGCGGGCCCCACCGGGAACCGGCCCGGCTTGCCCGGCCGCCCGGGGCGGGGTAGACGGGGCTTATGCCCCGTATCGCGCTTTATCCCGGCTCCTTCGACCCCGTCACCAATGGCCATTTGGACGTGGTCCGGCACGCCGTCGTGCTGTGTGACCGGCTGATTGTCGCCGTCGGCCTGAACTCGACCAAGCAGCCGCTGTTTTCGACCGACGAGCGCCTGGACATGGTCAAGGCCGTGTTTGCGCCGGTCGCCGCCAAAGCCGGCTGCGCCTTCGATTGCACGACCTATGACAATCTCACCGTTGCTGCGGCGCAAAAACACGGCGCGACCATCATGATCCGCGGTTTGCGCGACGGCACCGACCTTGATTTCGAAATGCAGATCGCCGGCATGAACGAGACCATGGCGCCTGACGTGCATACGGTGTTCGTTCCGGCATCGCCCGCCGTCCGCCCGATCACCGCCACACTGGTGCGCCAAATCGCCGGCATGGGTGGCGACGTATCGCCGTTCGTGCCGCCTTTGGTCGCGGCCGGCCTTAAGACCAAATTCGGCGGCTAACTAAAGACTTCAGCGCGTCTTCCGCGAAAGCTAGAACCCGTCTTGCGACAGGACTACGCGCCGACCCAAAGACCCTCATCTTTCTCACCTGATCCGGAGTTTTCATGATCCGAGCTCTCGCCTTTATCGTCGCGCTGATTTGCGCGGCCCCCGCGCTTGCGCAGCCGCTGCCCGCAGGTCTCGACAAGCAGAACGCGATCGTCATCGATACGACCAAGGGGCGGATCGTCATCAAGCTGCGGACCGACATCGCGCCCCAGCATGCCGAGCGCATCAAGCAACTGGCGCGCGAGGGCTTTTACAACAACGTGCCGTTCCACCGCGTCATGGACGGCTTCATGGCGCAGACCGGCGACGGCAAGAATTTCGACGGAACGGGCGGATCGAAATACCCGAACCTGAAGCAGGAATTCTCCAATGTTCATTTCAAGCGCGGCATTGTCGGCATGGCGCGGCGCGGCGACAGCGTCGATTCCGCCAATTCGCAGTTCTTCATCATGTTCGCCGATGGCGCGAGCCTCGATGGCCAATACACCGTGATCGGCGAAGTGGTGTCGGGAATGGACGTGGTCGACAAATTGAAGAAGGCGCCTCCGGGCTCTGCCGGCGGCGCCGTGACCGATCCGGACAAGATGGTGAAGGTACAAGTCGCCTCCGACATCAAGTGAGGGGCTGTGATGCGGCGGCGCAATCAATTGCTCTGGATGGCCTCGGCGCTGCTGCTGCCGGCCTCCGCCTGCGCGCAGGGGGCGCCGGCGCAGGTCAATACCATCCAGGATGTGTTCACCAAACTGGGGACCTGCTGGAAACCGCCGCCGCCGTCCCGCGCCAACCCCGATATCGACATCACGGTGATCGTCAGTTTCAAGCGCAGCGGAGAGATTCTCGGCCATCCGAAGATCACCTATGAATCGGAAAAGGCGACCGATAACGACCGGGTAGAATACCGGATCGCCGTGATGGAGGCGTTGCAACGCTGCACGCCGATGCCATTTACCGAGAGTATGGCCGGCGCGGTTGCCGGCCGGCCATTCGCGGTGCGATTTTACAATCACAAACCCCAACCCGCGGAGAAGAAAGCATGGCTGACACCGAAAATACTTTGATCCTCGAAACCACGCAGGGTCCGGTCACGATCGAGATGCGGCCCGATCTTGCCCCCGGTCACGTCGCGCGGATCAAGGAACTGGTGCGCGAAGGATTTTACGACGGCATCGTGTTCCACCGCGTGATCGACGGCTTCATGGCGCAGACCGGCTGCCCGCAGGGCACCGGAACCGGCGGCTCCGGAAAAAAACTCAAGGCCGAATTCAACAACGAACCGCATGTGCGCGGCACCACCTCGATGGCGCGCGCGGCCAGCCCGGATTCCGGCGACAGCCAGTTCTTCATCTGCTTCGACGACGCCTCCTTCCTCAACAAGCAGTACACGGTCTGGGGCAAGGTGGTTTCGGGCATGGAGAACGTCGACAAGATCAAGCGCGGCGAGCCGGTGAAAGACCCGGACAAGATCGTCAAGGCGCGGATGGCGCTGGACGACGCGGCGTGAATGGTCATGCCCGGCAATCACGGGCCGAGACGCACTGCGCACCTTACACACAACCGTCATCGCCCGGCATAGCCGTCCGAAGGACGGCGTCGCTTCCGCTCGCCTATGACCGGGCGATCCAGTATTCCAGAGCAATTGCGATAGAGCCGTGAAGCCGCGGCGTACTGGATCCCCGCTTTCGCGGGGATGACGAGTATTGATGCGGAGCCGGTCAAGCCCGGCAATGACAGTGTTATCATGCGCACCGACCTCTTCGACTTCGAGCTTCCTGCCTCAAGCATCGCGCTGCGCCCGGCGAGCCCGCGCGATTCCGCGCAGATGCTGACCGTGCAGCCGGACGGCGCCTTGGCCGACCGCGTCGTCGCCGATCTGCCGCTGATGCTTCGGCCCGGGGACCAGCTCGTCGTCAACGACACCAAGGTGATCGCGGCCCAGCTCAAAGGCCGCCGTATTGGGCGTGAAACCGAGCCGAAGATCGACGCAACATTGATAAAACGCCTCGACGGCTCCCGCTGGCAAGCACTGGCAAAACCGGCGAAAAAACTGTCGCCAGGCGATGTGATCCGCTTCGGCAATGAGGGCAAGGTGTGCCTGCTCGGCCATCTCGATGCGCAAGTCGAGCACAAGGGTGACGACGGCGAAGTCACGCTGTCGTTTTCATTTCACGGGCCGACGCTCGATTCTGCCATTGCCGATCTCGGCAGCCCGCCGCTGCCGCCTTACATCGCCTCCAAGCGTGCGCCCGATGAGCGCGATGAAGCGGACTACCAGACTATGTTCGCGGCCAATGAGGGCGCGGTCGCAGCACCTACCGCCGGATTGCATTTTACGGAGGCGCTGGAGGCGGCGTTGCGCGCGCGCGGGATCGGCATTCACCGGATCACGCTGCATGTCGGCGCAGGGACCTTCCTGCCGGTCAAGGCGGAGGATACGGCCGGGCACAAGATGCATTCCGAATGGGGCACGATCTCCCGCGAGACGGCCGATGCGCTGAATGCGGCCCGCGCCGCCGGCGGCCGCATCGTCGCCGTCGGCACCACCTCGCTGCGGCTGTTGGAGAGCGCCGCCGCCGAGGACGGCACCATCGGACCGTTTGCGGATGAAACCGCGATCTTCATCACGCCGGGCTACCGCTTTCGCGCGGTCGATATTTTGATGACCAATTTTCACCTGCCGCGTTCGACGCTGTTCATGCTGGTGTCGGCGTTTTCGGGGCTCGACACCATGAAACGCGCGTACGCCCACGCGATCGCTGGTGGATACCGGTTCTATTCCTATGGCGACGCCTGCCTGCTGTTTCGTGCACCTGACAAGCTAGGGCGCGAACTCATTCCAGCGTAGCCAAATTCGGATTGACATGCGGACGGACATTGAAGAGGTCAGCTTATCGGGCAAGACCGGAAGTGACCGGCGCGCTGTCAAAGCGACGCGATTGACCCGCAACGGACAGGTTGGGGATGGGCAGAGCACCGCTGCTCTGTCCACCTACTTCAGACATTAACTTGTTCCGCAATTTGGTCTGCCGCACCAAAGTCCGCTTCGTGCCCATAAGCGGCCGTTTCGGCGATATCGCCAGTCCCGCAAATACGAAGAGTCCAAGCTGTGAGGCGTAAACTGCTAAAATCAATCGCGTTCGAAGATCTTGGCGCCAGGGTAGACGCGCCGGGCGTACGCCACGACCAACTCCCGGTCCTGAGTCTCCAGGAACGGAGTTCGGATCTGACACGACCCGACGATGAGGTGCCACAGGCCATTAAGCCTCTGAATGATGATGTTCATTTGAGTGTTCCTCGAAGAACCTGCCGCTGTGGAACGACGATTGCTATCGTTAGTCGCGCTTCCGGAGAGAGAGAAGTTGTGAGCTGCTTGTGTGTCCGTTTGGAGTTGCCACGAGTATAAAACCTCTCGCCGTCGCTCAATTGTACGAGCGTAAGCACAGGGCATGAGAAGGGATGAAAGAGGTATACATAGGTATGCTGATGTCCGTCCCGGAGGTGCAGCGGAAGTGCGTTGCCGGAGGCCGGACGACCGCTCATGGCCCTGACCAGAATAACGCTGAGCCCGTCGAACACGTCGGCTCCCGAGAGCAAATCGGACCTGGATTGAGTCAACCGGGAACAGCCGCTCGTTATCGGGCTGTTAACGCGACGCTTCCGCGAATGCCCCTTGTCATTTACCCGAACAGCCAGGACCTGGGATTGGCGATCGGCTTGTACTCGTTGACCGATATGATGCCCTTGATGATGCGGATCAGCGACCACAGGAGCCACCAAGCAAGAACCGGGATGCCGATGAGCACCATGCACAGCGGAATGCCGATCGCGAGGTACAGCAATCCGATCCAGAAGGTCCTGATCTGGAACTGGTAATGCGACCGCAGCACCGGGTCGGTATCGTGGACCTTCACGTGCGCGATGATGACGCCAATCAGCGCCGAAATCCCGGTGAAATAGCCCACGCAGTAAAGCACGTAGACAATGACAGCGAGAGCATTGTCCGAGACGATGGGTCGCGGGGTTTCGG is drawn from Bradyrhizobium lablabi and contains these coding sequences:
- the queA gene encoding tRNA preQ1(34) S-adenosylmethionine ribosyltransferase-isomerase QueA, with protein sequence MRTDLFDFELPASSIALRPASPRDSAQMLTVQPDGALADRVVADLPLMLRPGDQLVVNDTKVIAAQLKGRRIGRETEPKIDATLIKRLDGSRWQALAKPAKKLSPGDVIRFGNEGKVCLLGHLDAQVEHKGDDGEVTLSFSFHGPTLDSAIADLGSPPLPPYIASKRAPDERDEADYQTMFAANEGAVAAPTAGLHFTEALEAALRARGIGIHRITLHVGAGTFLPVKAEDTAGHKMHSEWGTISRETADALNAARAAGGRIVAVGTTSLRLLESAAAEDGTIGPFADETAIFITPGYRFRAVDILMTNFHLPRSTLFMLVSAFSGLDTMKRAYAHAIAGGYRFYSYGDACLLFRAPDKLGRELIPA
- a CDS encoding peptidylprolyl isomerase, with protein sequence MADTENTLILETTQGPVTIEMRPDLAPGHVARIKELVREGFYDGIVFHRVIDGFMAQTGCPQGTGTGGSGKKLKAEFNNEPHVRGTTSMARAASPDSGDSQFFICFDDASFLNKQYTVWGKVVSGMENVDKIKRGEPVKDPDKIVKARMALDDAA
- a CDS encoding helix-turn-helix domain-containing protein, translating into MTDQSASTFNEEGERQRLGERLREARKYLGLKQEDVATYLKIPRTALVDIESGQRRVEAMELTRLAKLYKQPVSYFTGEDAAAAALPPSVAHLARQAAALSDQDQAELGRFVEYLRARSQAGQE
- a CDS encoding uracil-DNA glycosylase; translated protein: MTPSAFVTALADVRLPSVFNPYSDCCAIHDRADAAKTRRKNLEVFLQGALSSKVETIWVARDLGYRGGRRTGVPLTDEVHLDGVGRLFGGIELKRATRGPVMAERTAAVVWRVLSRIHKPVVLWNVFPFHPHEPNDHLSNRCHTSAERLIALPLFETLIEMFQPRRLVAIGRDAQLALKDIKIPVTTVRHPSYGGQNEFIAGLYDLYGVNEQPAPELDLRDKAKVLPRSSPTRRAERTVPAG
- a CDS encoding peptidylprolyl isomerase, giving the protein MIRALAFIVALICAAPALAQPLPAGLDKQNAIVIDTTKGRIVIKLRTDIAPQHAERIKQLAREGFYNNVPFHRVMDGFMAQTGDGKNFDGTGGSKYPNLKQEFSNVHFKRGIVGMARRGDSVDSANSQFFIMFADGASLDGQYTVIGEVVSGMDVVDKLKKAPPGSAGGAVTDPDKMVKVQVASDIK
- the coaD gene encoding pantetheine-phosphate adenylyltransferase; the encoded protein is MPRIALYPGSFDPVTNGHLDVVRHAVVLCDRLIVAVGLNSTKQPLFSTDERLDMVKAVFAPVAAKAGCAFDCTTYDNLTVAAAQKHGATIMIRGLRDGTDLDFEMQIAGMNETMAPDVHTVFVPASPAVRPITATLVRQIAGMGGDVSPFVPPLVAAGLKTKFGG
- a CDS encoding nucleoside triphosphate pyrophosphohydrolase family protein, coding for MINSPAGLKLSDYQTEALKADKSPDTSLAFPLLGLFGEAGSLLSVVKKKQRDRAAYLGYAPNVTEELGDVLWYFAIVASRGGIALSDIANNLNRGFSDWQDGGGQELLFRALQSSSSSSSVIRDQPTPEFENTLLELAGEIGAIVSDQQTGRLNGNQAALKGRLVAIMRALVKAADEAGVTLEAAAEGNLRKIFDRWPTNPKYPDPFDKDALKNEQLPREFTIDIFEREVRGQVYVFQQCNGINIGDRLTDNAIEPDDYRFHDAFHYAYGAVLTWSPVMRALLRLKRKSDPLIDEAEDGARALLIEEGIASWIFGQAKRLDFFAGMKSGDLSFDILKTVRQFVAGYEPERCPLWVWEKAILQGFDAFRFLKENRRARLRIDLEQRQLIVGELPHDT
- a CDS encoding ImmA/IrrE family metallo-endopeptidase, with translation MATDYAGAVRNGAMAAARLHVEFGTQAKMQQQGGGIDVFDAVLGVHLPLLLRPLDGLLGAYLPDPIPGILVTTERPLSIQRFTAAHELGHFRLRHRPSLDDENNILRRMTMTATPTAADPDMQEVEADAFAVGFLMPRWLIGWHCLRQGWLASDLRKPHVVYQLSLRLGASYEATTWTLQRYNLIAGEAGRALRQSPPRQLKIDLLEGHRPSDYRGDVWLLTERDADTRIDGSRNDHFVLRLNEHSGGGYLWNMDQLRESGFVIIHDDRESTDHEGVGGPVVRHVTAGLELEEGQRGQLSLNEARPWQPGSPISRVTLNYDLTGPEEQGFSRAERRRLLEAA
- a CDS encoding DUF4870 family protein, whose protein sequence is MTLTSETPRPIVSDNALAVIVYVLYCVGYFTGISALIGVIIAHVKVHDTDPVLRSHYQFQIRTFWIGLLYLAIGIPLCMVLIGIPVLAWWLLWSLIRIIKGIISVNEYKPIANPRSWLFG
- a CDS encoding C1 family peptidase → MTSTTIKIDLRRLFGPVRDQGQRPTCLAFAMSDIHAALRGAWSPLSCEYIFFRAQQRSKRKPTEGATLPSMLEALRDDGQPHETGWEYLAQLPADLTQWEPPAGVTPLFKRAGEAGKDTVDAIIAELDQNRPVLALMRLSRSFDWVKADGIVDPGQNEQPEYLRRHAVIAVGHGEVGGQRAVLVRNSWGDGWGLGGYGWLTENFLKPRVFRLAILKEDLSAPGNSVAA